In Drosophila simulans strain w501 chromosome 3R, Prin_Dsim_3.1, whole genome shotgun sequence, a single window of DNA contains:
- the LOC6727704 gene encoding uncharacterized protein LOC6727704 — MLFQFAFVFCVLNVLVQGYHITQVEPVSLVEAHSAGGVSSGAPISFPEVRPAPGSQAKSPAARPVAPRIVSSYGRRQTGSNSRPAVIGSAGQAIRGGANHGQNRNRIHKPY, encoded by the coding sequence atgctatttcaatttgctttcgTGTTCTGTGTTCTGAACGTCCTAGTTCAAGGATACCATATAACGCAAGTGGAACCTGTATCGCTAGTGGAAGCTCATTCTGCTGGAGGTGTCTCATCAGGAGCTCCTATTAGTTTCCCCGAAGTGCGACCGGCCCCTGGATCGCAGGCTAAGTCCCCAGCTGCTCGTCCAGTTGCTCCTCGTATTGTGTCTTCTTATGGTCGTCGTCAAACTGGATCCAACTCTCGTCCTGCTGTTATCGGTAGCGCTGGACAAGCTATCCGCGGAGGAGCTAATCATGGCCAGAATCGCAATAGGATTCATAAGCCATACTAA
- the LOC6727705 gene encoding uncharacterized protein LOC6727705, translated as MAARYIVVFSAIFVLTKGSNIFPIEQESKVALHSPVVSSGAPVVVVSQGHPSAHQSQRPIYTHGPGSIPVGGNHRVIGSGLAGRLRSGSYVRSATVVVPGPTVLISAPRVVAAPVVPIRHPHGVPAPIVIGSGHSNIHQTHYHGHNPY; from the coding sequence ATGGCAGCCCGCTACATTGTTGTCTTCAGCGCCATATTCGTCCTGACTAAaggatcaaatatttttcccattGAACAAGAGTCGAAGGTGGCACTTCACTCGCCGGTCGTCTCGTCCGGAGCtccggttgttgttgtttctcaAGGACATCCATCAGCTCACCAGTCGCAACGCCCAATCTACACCCATGGCCCAGGATCTATTCCAGTTGGAGGAAATCATCGTGTGATCGGATCAGGATTGGCTGGTCGTCTTCGTTCGGGGTCCTACGTTCGGTCGGCTACCGTGGTCGTTCCTGGTCCCACAGTCCTGATTTCAGCTCCCCGAGTGGTGGCTGCCCCAGTGGTTCCTATCCGCCATCCCCATGGAGTGCCAGCCCCAATTGTTATTGGATCTGGACACAGCAACATTCATCAGACTCATTACCATGGCCACAATCCCTATTAG
- the LOC6727706 gene encoding uncharacterized protein LOC6727706 — MALRIIFVIIATIVLAQGSNISPVAQENLVPVHHSGVVSSGAPAVGVTRGRPAASQAQRPAYGHGSISGSIGGSRRVGEVPAAGSRPYGGAPRRSSASAYGRPIGGGAAQGNVHRNRNQKPY, encoded by the coding sequence ATGGCTCTCCGTATTATTTTTGTCATCATTGCCACAATCGTCCTGGCTCAAGGATCAAATATTTCGCCAGTTGCGCAGGAGAATCTTGTGCCGGTTCATCACTCTGGAGTGGTTTCATCTGGAGCTCCTGCCGTTGGTGTTACCCGGGGCCGCCCAGCCGCTTCTCAGGCCCAGCGTCCTGCCTATGGTCATGGATCCATCTCTGGATCTATCGGAGGATCCCGTCGAGTGGGCGAAGTTCCAGCGGCCGGATCTCGTCCTTATGGTGGTGCTCCTCGTCGTTCTTCTGCAAGCGCTTATGGTCGTCCCATCGGAGGTGGAGCTGCCCAAGGAAATGTCCACCGCAACCGCAACCAGAAACCATATTAG
- the LOC6727707 gene encoding cuticle protein 16.5, with the protein MAARFFVIFSAIFVLAQGSNLLPIEQEAEVPIHSGAPAEVISQGHPSVSQSVGSTYGQGPLQVPIGGGHSGVGLGLAGARPYVAAPRPAVSYARPAVAAPRPAVSYARPAAVVVPALVVAPIRQPQGVPAPSVVGAGHGNVYHGRHHG; encoded by the coding sequence atggcaGCCCGCTTCTTTGTAATCTTCAGCGCCATATTCGTCCTGGCCCAAGGATCAAATCTTTTACCCATTGAGCAGGAAGCGGAGGTGCCAATCCACTCTGGTGCTCCTGCGGAAGTCATTTCGCAAGGACATCCATCTGTGTCCCAATCCGTTGGTTCTACTTACGGTCAAGGCCCACTTCAAGTTCCAATTGGCGGAGGTCATTCCGGAGTCGGATTAGGGTTGGCTGGTGCACGACCCTATGTGGCTGCACCTCGTCCTGCTGTGTCCTACGCTCGTCCTGCTGTGGCTGCACCTCGTCCTGCTGTGTCCTACGCTCGTCCTGCAGCCGTGGTGGTTCCTGCTTTGGTGGTTGCTCCGATTCGCCAGCCTCAGGGAGTCCCTGCCCCATCCGTTGTAGGAGCTGGTCATGGAAATGTGTACCATGGTCGCCATCATGGCTAA
- the LOC6727708 gene encoding histidine-rich glycoprotein — MALRFVFLLSAWMVLAQGSFLRGSDIIISEAEVPQKGYLPVEDASVHQVLHNEPLSAGVGNHHQGVHLYQSQSHHHEHGPHYHLEAHHHLSESHHHHQLSESHHLIHGSPQHHYHGSHPHQQLEAPVHEVHGSHHQHPIHASPHHHNHLEAPYHGTHGVHHLHHQRNCHATIHCPRVHSPTYATDGHLCYKVENSCELAVLNCLRRNELKPVLRHIGHHECHRLPSAHRAH; from the exons ATGGCTCTGCGTTTCGTTTTCTTGCTGAGTGCTTGGATGGTCCTGGCCCAAGGATCCTTTCTGCGCGGATCGGATATTATTATATCAGAAGCGGAGGTTCCCCAGAAAGGATACCTGCCTGTCGAAGATGCTTCAGTGCATCAAGTCCTTCATAACGAGCCATTGTCTGCAGGAGTAGGAAATCATCATCAAGGAGTACATCTGTACCAATCCCAATCGCATCATCACGAGCACGGACCCCATTATCACCTAGAAGCGCACCATCACCTATCTGAGtcccaccatcatcatcagttGTCTGAATCGCATCATCTCATCCACGGATCCCCGCAGCACCACTATCATGGTTCACATCCTCACCAACAACTCGAGGCACCAGTTCATGAAGTTCACGGATCCCATCATCAGCATCCAATCCACGCGTCCCCCCATCACCACAACCATCTGGAGGCACCATATCACGGAACTCATGGTGTTCATCATCTGCATCATCAGCGCAACTGCCACGCCACCATCCACTGCCCCAGGGTTCATAGTCCAACTTATGCCACCGATGGTCATCTCTGCTACAAGGTGGAGAACTCTTGCGAACTGGCCGTTTTGAACTGCCTGCGTCGCAATGAACTTAAGCCAG TTCTGAGACACATCGGTCATCACGAATGCCATCGTCTGCCCAGCGCTCACAGGGCCCACTAA
- the LOC6727709 gene encoding uncharacterized protein LOC6727709 — translation MKFSLYICLLLCVALSQVSGNCSGECPDTEEVVWALGGGCNVFRNKCYFDKENCHRKPPLTITTKMECQKECSDVCTAIYQPTTGIYKGKVLHFGNECEKRSHTCRSGHTFL, via the exons ATGAAGTTCTCTCTCTATATTTGCCTTTTGCTGTGTGTGGCTTTGAGCCAAGTTAGTGGTAACTGCTCAGGCGAATGTCCGGATACGGAGGAAGTTGTTTGGGCTCTCGGAGGAGGTTGCAATGTTTTCCGGAATAAGTGCTATTTCGACAAGGAGAACTGCCATCGCAAGCCAC CATTGACCATAACGACCAAGATGGAGTGTCAGAAGGAATGTTCCGACGTTTGTACAGCCATTTATCAGCCCACAACAGGAATCTACAAGGGCAAAGTCCTACACTTTGGTAATGAGTGTGAAAAACGGTCTCACACCTGTCGTAGTGGCCACA CTTTTTTGTAA
- the LOC27207959 gene encoding U-Kazal-Dg21.2 yields the protein MKFFLYISLLLCVALSQVSASCPESCPDTEDVVWALGGGCNVFRNKCYFDKANCNPEYELTITTKEECQKYCADVCPAVYQPTGGIYKGQLRKFGNECEKIIHTCRTGETFV from the exons ATGAAGTTCTTCCTCTATATTAGCCTTTTGCTGTGTGTGGCTTTAAGCCAAGTTAGTGCTAGTTGCCCGGAAAGCTGTCCTGATACGGAGGATGTGGTGTGGGCCCTTGGAGGCGGATGCAATGTTTTCCGCAATAAATGCTACTTTGACAAGGCGAACTGTAATCCAGAATATG AGTTGACTATCACCACAAAGGAGGAGTGCCAAAAGTATTGCGCCGATGTTTGTCCTGCAGTTTATCAGCCCACAGGTGGAATTTATAAGGGTCAGCTGCGGAAATTTGGCAATGAGTGCGAGAAGATCATTCACACCTGTCGAACTGGCGAAA CTTTCGTGTAG
- the LOC27208101 gene encoding uncharacterized protein LOC27208101 — protein sequence MKSLFSLCLLLGLALSQVSASCPESCPDTEDVVWALSGGCNVFRNKCYFDKANCNPDYELTITTKDECQKHCADACPAVYQPTSGVYKGQVRNFSNACQKFIHTCRTGETFL from the exons ATGAAATcgcttttctctctgtgccTGCTGCTCGGTTTGGCTTTAAGCCAAGTTAGTGCTAGTTGCCCGGAGAGCTGTCCCGATACGGAGGATGTCGTGTGGGCCCTTTCAGGCGGATGCAATGTTTTCCGCAATAAATGTTACTTCGACAAGGCGAACTGTAATCCAGATTATG AGTTGACCATCACCACAAAGGATGAGTGCCAAAAGCATTGCGCCGATGCTTGTCCTGCAGTTTACCAGCCCACAAGTGGAGTTTATAAGGGTCAGGTGCGAAACTTTAGCAATGCGTGCCAAAAGTTTATTCACACCTGTCGGACTGGCGAAA cTTTTTTGTAG
- the LOC6727710 gene encoding lysosomal aspartic protease, giving the protein MHCLISLWLSLWILCLFWAKCQGQLIRIPMQFQASFMASRRQHRAGRSSLLAKYNVVGEQEVTSRNGGATETLDNRLNLEYAGPISIGSPGQPFNMLFDTGSANLWVPSAECSPKSVACHHHHRYNSSASSTFVPDGRRFSIAYGTGSLSGRLAQDTVAIGQLVVRNQTFGMATHEPGPTFVDTNFAGIVGLGFRPIAELGIKPLFESMCDQQLVDDCVFSFYLKRNGSERKGGELLFGGVDKTKFSGSLTYVPLTHAGYWQFPLDAIEVAGTRITQHRQAIADTGTSLLAAPPREYLIINSLLGGLPTSNNEYLLNCSEIDSLPEIVFIIGGQRFGLQPRDYVMSATNDDGSSICLSAFTLMDAEFWILGDVFIGRYYTAFDAGHRRIGFAPAA; this is encoded by the coding sequence ATGCACTGCCTCATTTCGCTGTGGTTGTCCCTGTGGATCTTGTGCCTGTTTTGGGCGAAGTGCCAGGGCCAACTGATCCGGATTCCCATGCAATTTCAGGCCTCTTTCATGGCCAGTCGCCGTCAACACCGTGCCGGCAGATCATCCCTCTTGGCCAAGTACAATGTGGTCGGAGAACAGGAGGTAACGTCTAGGAATGGTGGGGCCACTGAAACGCTCGATAACCGATTGAACTTGGAGTACGCTGGACCCATTAGCATTGGATCGCCGGGTCAGCCCTTCAATATGTTGTTTGACACCGGATCAGCCAATCTCTGGGTGCCAAGTGCCGAGTGTTCGCCAAAGAGTGTGGCCTgtcaccatcatcatcgctACAACTCCAGTGCCTCGAGTACCTTTGTTCCGGACGGTCGGAGATTTTCCATTGCCTACGGAACTGGAAGTCTGTCGGGAAGATTGGCCCAGGATACGGTTGCCATTGGCCAACTGGTGGTGCGGAATCAAACCTTTGGCATGGCCACACACGAGCCGGGTCCAACCTTTGTGGATACCAATTTCGCGGGGATCGTGGGACTGGGCTTCCGGCCAATAGCTGAGCTGGGAATTAAGCCATTGTTTGAGAGCATGTGTGACCAGCAGCTGGTGGATGATTGTGTGTTCTCGTTTTATCTGAAGCGCAATGGCAGTGAAAGAAAGGGTGGAGAACTACTTTTCGGTGGGGTGGATAAGACCAAGTTTTCGGGATCCCTAACCTACGTGCCCCTCACTCATGCGGGGTATTGGCAGTTCCCTTTGGATGCCATTGAAGTGGCCGGTACTAGAATCACTCAGCATCGACAGGCCATCGCGGATACGGGTACATCTCTACTGGCAGCGCCTCCCAGAGAATACCTAATTATTAATAGTCTCCTTGGCGGTTTGCCCACCTCAAATAACGAATATTTGCTCAACTGTTCTGAGATCGATAGTTTGCCCGAAATCGTGTTCATCATTGGAGGTCAGCGATTTGGCCTGCAGCCCAGAGATTATGTAATGAGTGCTACAAACGACGATGGATCGAGTATTTGCCTATCTGCATTCACCTTGATGGATGCGGAGTTCTGGATTCTGGGAGACGTTTTCATCGGTCGATATTACACCGCCTTCGATGCGGGCCATCGACGAATTGGCTTTGCCCCAGCAGCTTGA
- the LOC6727711 gene encoding cathepsin D: protein MLRVLCFLLAFLSLVFATRKILKVPISVRRSFNGSEVFLERSAAKGGETLQLLLQTHNNMEYYGTIAMGSPTQNFTVIFDTGSSNTWIPSVNCPMSNSACQNHRKYNSSRSSSYIPDGRNFTLRYGSGKVVGYLSKDTMHIAGAELPYFTFGESLFLQHFPFGSVKFDGLVGLGLGVLSWSNTTPFVELLCAQRLVEKCVFSVYLRRHPREIIFGGFDESKFEGKLHYVPVSQWHTWSLQIAKTSVATQQIGGKSNAILDTGTSLVLVPQQTYHNLLNTLSAKLQNGYFVVACKSGSLPNINILIGEMVFPLTSSDYLMEVLLDRKPVCVLAIAPINRGFWVLGDIFLRRYYTVFDATEKRIGLAKAK from the coding sequence ATGCTTCGAGTTTTGTGTTTCTTGCTCGCGTTTCTGAGTTTAGTCTTTGCTACTAGAAAAATTCTGAAAGTACCGATTTCCGTAAGGAGAAGCTTCAATGGAAGTGAAGTCTTCCTGGAAAGAAGTGCAGCCAAAGGAGGCGAAACACTTCAGCTGCTGCTACAGACTCACAACAATATGGAATATTATGGGACAATAGCCATGGGAAGCCCTACGCAAAACTTTACAGTGATCTTTGACACGGGATCTTCGAATACGTGGATACCCTCTGTGAACTGTCCGATGAGTAATTCGGCTTGTCAAAATCACCGCAAGTACAACTCTTCTCGATCAAGTAGTTATATTCCTGATGGAAGAAACTTCACGCTGCGATATGGATCGGGAAAAGTGGTTGGCTATCTATCAAAGGACACCATGCACATTGCTGGAGCTGAGTTACCCTATTTCACATTCGGGGAAAGTCTGTTCCTTCAACACTTTCCCTTTGGTTCCGTAAAATTCGATGGACTAGTGGGCTTGGGCCTGGGAGTCTTGTCCTGGTCCAATACGACACCATTTGTGGAACTTCTGTGTGCACAGCGATTGGTTGAGAAATGCGTGTTTTCGGTTTACCTCCGTCGACATCCTCGGGAGATAATCTTTGGAGGATTTGATGAATCTAAGTTTGAAGGAAAACTGCACTATGTGCCAGTCAGCCAATGGCATACGTGGAGTCTTCAGATAGCCAAAACTTCAGTGGCAACTCAACAAATTGGTGGAAAAAGTAATGCGATTTTGGACACGGGAACATCACTGGTTCTGGTGCCCCAACAAACATATCATAACCTGCTGAATACCCTATCAGCTAAGCTACAAAATGGTTATTTTGTGGTGGCATGCAAAAGTGGATCTCTGCCAAATATCAATATTCTCATCGGTGAAATGGTATTTCCCCTAACATCCAGCGATTATTTAATGGAAGTGCTTTTGGATCGTAAACCAGTCTGTGTGTTGGCCATTGCTCCCATTAACAGGGGATTTTGGGTACTCGGCGATATCTTTTTGCGCCGATACTATACAGTTTTCGATGCCACAGAAAAGAGGATCGGATTGGCTAAGGCCAAGTAA
- the LOC6727712 gene encoding lysosomal aspartic protease yields MRCRILVLCAFICLFVILAEARQRKVNHSADRRSLAVRSGHRNQRSGARHGARLAARSRNQRKRRLNAAKRSRRRRNLARKSNRKIKAKTESVVGSSYATLPLDFQQNFVRTTDNLRSEKAFLANRYGFSFAKTSGTATLKNTANMEYTCKMNIGTPKQKFTVLPDTGSSNIWVPGPHCRSKACKKHKQYHPAKSSTYVKNGKSFAITYGSGSVAGVLAKDTVRIAGLAVTNQTFAMTTKEPGTTFVTSNFDGILGLGYRSIAVDNVKTLVENMCSEDVITSCKFAICMKGGGSSARGGALIFGSSNTSAYSGSHSYTYTPVTKKGYWQFTLQDIYVGGTKVSGSVQAIVDSGTSLITAPTAIYKKINKVIGCSATSSGECWMKCSKKIPDFAFVIAGKKFVVKGNKMKLKVRTNRGKTVCISAVSEVPDEPVILGDAFIRHFCTEFDLANNRIGFAATTYAT; encoded by the coding sequence ATGCGGTGCAGGATTTTGGTACTGTGTGCATTCATTTGCCTCTTTGTAATTTTGGCCGAGGCCAGGCAGAGGAAAGTCAATCATTCCGCTGATAGAAGATCATTGGCAGTCAGAAGTGGACACAGGAACCAGCGGAGTGGTGCTCGTCATGGAGCACGATTGGCTGCCAGATCAAGGAATCAAAGGAAACGCAGATTAAATGCGGCCAAGAGAAGCAGGAGGAGGCGTAATTTGGCTAGAAAGTCGAATCGGAAAATAAAGGCCAAAACTGAGTCAGTCGTTGGTTCAAGTTACGCTACTTTACCATTGGACTTCCAACAAAACTTCGTGCGAACCACCGACAACCTGCGATCGGAGAAGGCCTTTTTGGCCAATCGATATGGCTTTAGTTTTGCCAAGACTTCTGGAACGGCCACTTTGAAAAACACGGCGAACATGGAGTATACCTGCAAAATGAACATTGGTACACCTAAGCAGAAGTTCACAGTGCTTCCGGACACTGGAAGCTCGAATATTTGGGTGCCTGGACCGCATTGCAGGAGTAAGGCTTGCAAGAAACACAAACAGTATCATCCGGCCAAGTCAAGTACCTATGTTAAGAACGGGAAATCCTTTGCCATCACCTACGGTTCGGGTAGTGTGGCAGGAGTTCTGGCCAAGGATACGGTGAGAATAGCTGGGCTGGCTGTGACCAATCAAACTTTCGCCATGACCACCAAGGAACCGGGAACCACTTTCGTGACCTCCAATTTCGATGGTATACTAGGACTGGGATATCGATCCATAGCCGTGGACAATGTGAAGACCCTGGTGGAGAACATGTGCTCGGAGGATGTGATCACCAGTTGCAAGTTTGCCATTTGTATGAAGGGCGGCGGCAGCTCCGCGCGAGGTGGTGCCCTAATCTTCGGTAGTTCCAATACAAGCGCTTATAGCGGATCCCATAGCTACACATACACTCCGGTGACCAAAAAGGGTTACTGGCAGTTCACTCTGCAGGACATTTACGTGGGCGGCACCAAAGTGAGCGGCTCGGTGCAGGCCATTGTGGATTCCGGAACTTCCTTGATCACGGCTCCGACGGCCATCTACAAAAAGATCAACAAGGTCATCGGATGCAGCGCTACCTCCAGCGGTGAGTGCTGGATGAAGTGCTCCAAGAAAATACCCGACTTCGCCTTTGTCATTGCGGGCAAGAAGTTCGTGGTCAAGGGTAACAAGATGAAATTAAAGGTGAGGACCAACAGAGGCAAGACAGTTTGCATATCGGCAGTATCTGAAGTTCCCGACGAGCCAGTGATCCTGGGCGATGCCTTCATCCGTCATTTCTGCACGGAATTCGACTTGGCCAACAATCGCATCGGATTCGCTGCCACTACGTATGCCACTTAG
- the LOC27208085 gene encoding uncharacterized protein LOC27208085 isoform X1 — MNSLTVIFGLLFVSTQIAAKPESECPEICPAIYMPVCEEAMINGKLVTCLFGNSCEAGRSACRHEINWRHLNEKEGKCETSPDHLCRQYL, encoded by the exons ATGAACTCGCTAACTGTTATTTTTGGATTGCTTTTTGTCTCAACACAGATAGCAGCAAAACCCGAGTCGGAATGTCCTGAAATATGTCCTGCAATTTACATGCCGGTCTGTGAAGAGGCTAtgataaatggaaaattggtTACATGCTTATTCGGCAATAGCTGCGAAGCAGGTCGTAGCGCCTGTCGTCATGAAATAA ATTGGCGCCATCTAAacgaaaaagaaggaaaatgtGAAACTTCTCCCGACCACTTATGCCGTCAATACCTctaa
- the LOC27208085 gene encoding uncharacterized protein LOC27208085 isoform X2, which produces MPVCEEAMINGKLVTCLFGNSCEAGRSACRHEINWRHLNEKEGKCETSPDHLCRQYL; this is translated from the exons ATGCCGGTCTGTGAAGAGGCTAtgataaatggaaaattggtTACATGCTTATTCGGCAATAGCTGCGAAGCAGGTCGTAGCGCCTGTCGTCATGAAATAA ATTGGCGCCATCTAAacgaaaaagaaggaaaatgtGAAACTTCTCCCGACCACTTATGCCGTCAATACCTctaa
- the LOC27206992 gene encoding uncharacterized protein LOC27206992 gives MPAVWVWMLLAVMNLTLGQSISDHADNEVSKPIPEYYGRAQPEPRRFSCKKCYPYLYPKDKYYVLPKRTGERIRHNVVFLVKDRRTGRPVRVAFRNGLKNSRNVRVLKAFNNNNNPCRAKPGRCVYRLFNRKTFRTYKADFRTGRKNGKRVSVLKLIP, from the coding sequence ATGCCtgctgtgtgggtgtggatgcTCTTGGCGGTCATGAATCTGACACTCGGTCAGTCCATTAGTGACCATGCAGATAATGAGGTGTCGAAACCAATTCCAGAATACTATGGTAGGGCCCAGCCAGAGCCCCGCAGATTTTCATGTAAGAAGTGCTATCCGTATTTGTACCCAAAAGACAAATACTACGTGCTGCCCAAGAGAACTGGAGAGAGAATACGCCATAATGTCGTATTCCTTGTAAAAGACCGTCGAACGGGACGACCTGTCAGAGTGGCCTTTAGAAACGGCCTTAAAAATAGTAGAAATGTTCGTGTTTTAAAGGCttttaataacaacaataacccATGCCGTGCTAAGCCAGGCAGATGTGTATATCGCCTTTTCAATCGGAAAACATTTCGCACCTACAAGGCGGACTTCAGGACGGGAAGGAAGAATGGAAAACGAGTTTCGGTTTTAAAGCTTATCccctaa
- the LOC6727713 gene encoding salivary glue protein Sgs-5 — MANMIVNLSFIFFFLGGIIHLNEAQTTDCSNSCMLRARCTPYYKDLVWSVVDRVCRVFQNGCIFANENCMRANRCLPPMVATTKEECTKEIYCPRWCSRGGPPVCAWFPYTDSNGNTGGRDMSFGSRCLLDMYACRNEQAYVNEPRIGSCT; from the exons ATGGCCAACATGATCGTCAACCtctcatttattttctttttcttgggTGGTATTATCCATCTCAATGAAGCCCAGACAACGGATTGTTCGAATTCGTGTATGCTTCGAGCAAGATGCACTCCTTACTACAAGGATCTGGTCTGGTCAGTGGTGGATCGCGTCTGTCGGGTCTTCCAGAACGGTTGCATCTTTGCCAATGAAAACTGCATGAGAGCCAATCGCTGCTTGCCAC CCATGGTAGCCACCACAAAGGAGGAGTGTACGAAGGAGATCTACTGTCCAAGGTGGTGTTCCCGGGGAGGTCCGCCAGTCTGCGCATGGTTTCCCTATACGGACAGTAATGGGAATACCGGGGGTCGAGACATGTCATTCGGAAGTCGCTGTCTACTAGACATGTATGCCTGCCGTAATGAACAGG CCTATGTCAACGAACCACGGATCGGATCGtgcacataa
- the LOC27207658 gene encoding uncharacterized protein LOC27207658 yields the protein MKLIILIVFLALLGLAKSQNCNNDCSRIGINYLCGKTVRNGREIRCTYRNPCEMHLHACQKREEWRKDTTGRCTRDSEECRR from the exons ATGAAGTTGATCATCCTGATCGTTTTTTTGGCTCTTCTTGGTCTAGCGAAATCACAGAACTGTAACAATGATTGCTCGAGAATCGGAATTAATTACCTTTGCGGGAAAACTGTGAGAAATGGCAGGGAAATTCGCTGTACCTACAGGAATCCTTgcgaaatgcatttgcatgccTGCCAAAAACGGGAGG AGTGGAGAAAAGATACAACAGGTCGATGCACACGCGACTCGGAGGAATGCAGACGGTAG
- the LOC6727714 gene encoding uncharacterized protein LOC6727714 isoform X1, with amino-acid sequence MQIVCKLGNKILLICVLLGILTIVGGQLFSLSVAPKKCHDVCPMGYRVVCALDVLDGCLRSFASSCVMRMYNCKYQKDYRIIAERACEFISNDELLGMDI; translated from the exons atgcaaattgtctGCAAGTTGGGCAACAAAATACTTCTCATTTGTGTGCTTCTAGGGATCTTAACAATAGTTGGCGGCCAGCTTTTTTCCTTGAGTG TAGCTCCAAAGAAGTGTCATGATGTGTGTCCCATGGGATATCGGGTTGTGTGTGCCCTGGACGTCCTAGATGGCTGCCTTAGATCCTTTGCCAGCAGTTGTGTGATGCGAATGTACAACTGCAAGTACCAGAAGG ATTATCGCATAATAGCGGAGAGGGCATGTGAATTTATCAGTAACGACGAACTTCTAGGGATGGACATCTAG
- the LOC6727714 gene encoding uncharacterized protein LOC6727714 isoform X2 — protein sequence MQIVCKLGNKILLICVLLGILTIVGGQLFSLSAPKKCHDVCPMGYRVVCALDVLDGCLRSFASSCVMRMYNCKYQKDYRIIAERACEFISNDELLGMDI from the exons atgcaaattgtctGCAAGTTGGGCAACAAAATACTTCTCATTTGTGTGCTTCTAGGGATCTTAACAATAGTTGGCGGCCAGCTTTTTTCCTTGAGTG CTCCAAAGAAGTGTCATGATGTGTGTCCCATGGGATATCGGGTTGTGTGTGCCCTGGACGTCCTAGATGGCTGCCTTAGATCCTTTGCCAGCAGTTGTGTGATGCGAATGTACAACTGCAAGTACCAGAAGG ATTATCGCATAATAGCGGAGAGGGCATGTGAATTTATCAGTAACGACGAACTTCTAGGGATGGACATCTAG